A genomic window from Megalobrama amblycephala isolate DHTTF-2021 linkage group LG2, ASM1881202v1, whole genome shotgun sequence includes:
- the LOC125262958 gene encoding trace amine-associated receptor 13c-like, producing the protein MAYETEDHETQYCFPAINSSCIKGKRSRYEYNIMYVFFSLLSAWTVFLNLLVIISISHFKKLHTPTNLIILSLAVADMLVGLIVMPVDAIKLIETCWYFGDTLCDLFMIIMGLLISTSICNLVLVAVDRYVAVCHPLLYPQKITATKTLISICLCWFFSSTYNIGYLISGRYFESSQKPDMCYGKCHLVISFSWTFTDLFFSFALPCTLIITLYLRIFYVAHQQVKLLNSMMKGGKCVMEGSVRRKSERKAAMTLGIIVTAYLLCYIPYYILSVTGTTVISSATMTFLIWTLYVNSSLNPLIYALFYRWFKISVKHILTLKILEPSSSLMDIFTDYE; encoded by the coding sequence ATGGCCTATGAGACAGAGGATCATGAGACTCAATACTGCTTTCCTGCCATCAACTCATCATGTATCAAGGGAAAACGTTCCAGATATGAATACAATATCatgtatgtgtttttttctttgctgtCAGCATGGACTGTGTTTCTGAACCTGCTGGTGATCATCTCCATCTCTCACTTCAAGAAGCTTCACACTCCAACAAACCTGATTATTCTCTCTCTGGCTGTGGCCGACATGCTTGTTGGACTTATTGTGATGCCTGTGGATGCCATAAAGCTGATTGAGACATGCTGGTACTTTGGAGACACTTTGTGTGACCTGTTTATGATAATCATGGGGCTGCTTATCTCAACATCTATTtgtaatttagttttagttGCTGTTGATCGTTATGTGGCTGTGTGTCACCCTTTACTGTACCCACAGAAAATAACGGCAACTAAAACTTTAATAAGTATCTGTCTCTGCTGGTTTTTCTCCTCTACCTACAACATTGGCTATTTAATAAGTGGCAGATATTTTGAAAGTTCCCAAAAACCAGACATGTGCTATGGAAAGTGCCATTTAGTAATAAGTTTTTCATGGACATTCACAGACCTGTTCTTTTCATTTGCGTTACCTTGTACCCTgattataactttatatttgaGGATATTTTATGTTGCACATCAGCAAGTCAAACTTTTAAACTCCATGATGAAGGGTGGTAAATGTGTAATGGAAGGTTCAGTGAGGAGGAAATCTGAGAGAAAGGCTGCAATGACTTTAGGAATCATTGTGACAGCTTATCTGCTGTGCTATATTCCATACTATATATTGTCTGTAACAGGGACTACAGTAATCTCTTCTGCCACAATGACATTTCTAATATGGACTTTGTATGTTAACTCAAGTCTAAATCCTCTGAtctatgctttattttatcGCTGGTTTAAAATATCAGTTAAACACATCTTAACTCTTAAAATATTGGAGCCATCCTCCTCTCTCATGGATATTTTTACAGATTATGAATAA
- the LOC125262959 gene encoding trace amine-associated receptor 13c-like, which yields MAYETEDHETQYCFPAINSSCFKGKRSRYEYNIIYLFISLLSAWTVFLNLLVIISISHFKKLHTPTNLLILSLAVADLLVGLIVIPIEGIKQIEMCWYFGDTYCGLFAITVRLLLSLSLSNLVLIAVDRYVAVCHPLMYPLKITTTKTSVSICLCWFCCSVYNIGYVISIGYFNISHKTCYGQCIVMNSLAWTFTDLTFLFLFPCVVIISVYLRIFYVVQWQVKAINSLMKGGKCVMEGSARKKSESKAALTLGIIVTVYLLCYIPFYICSLTETTAVSSTTMTFLIWTMYVSCGLNPLVYALFYSWFKISVKHILTLKIFQPASSLMEKFTDCHS from the coding sequence ATGGCCTATGAGACAGAGGATCATGAGACTCAATACTGCTTTCCTGCCATCAACTCATCATGTTTCAAGGGAAAACGCTCCAGATATGAATACAATATAATTTACCTGTTCATATCATTGCTGTCAGCATGGACTGTGTTTCTGAACCTGCTGGTGATCATCTCCATCTCTCACTTCAAGAAGCTTCACACTCCAACAAACCtgctcattctctctctggCTGTGGCTGACCTGCTTGTTGGACTTATTGTGATACCCATAGAGGGCATCAAACAAATTGAGATGTGTTGGTACTTTGGAGACACTTATTGTGGACTGTTTGCAATTACTGTTAGGTTGCTTCTTTCTTTATCTCTTAGTAACTTAGTTTTAATTGCTGTTGATCGTTACGTGGCTGTGTGTCACCCTTTAATGTACCCACTGAAAATAACCACAACTAAAACTTCAGTGAGCATCTGTCTGTGTTGGTTTTGCTGTTCTGTTTACAATATTGGGTATGTAATCAGTATCGGATATTTTAATATCTCACACAAAACGTGTTATGGTCAGTGTATTGTCATGAATAGTCTTGCTTGGACATTCACTGATTTGACCTTTTTATTCCTATTTCCTTGTGTTGTGATCATCTCTGTATATTTGAGGATATTTTATGTTGTACAATGGCAAGTGAAAGCTATAAACTCTCTGATGAAGGGTGGTAAATGTGTAATGGAAGGGTCAGCGAGGAAGAAATCTGAAAGTAAAGCTGCTCTGACATTAGGAATTATTGTGACAGTTTATCTGCTTTGCTATATTCCATTCTATATCTGTTCTCTAACAGAAACCACTGCAGTCTCTTCCACtacaatgacatttttaatatgGACTATGTATGTTAGCTGTGGTCTGAATCCTCttgtatatgctttattttacagctGGTTTAAAATATCAGTTAAACACATCTTAACTCTTAAAATATTTCAGCCAGCATCATCTCTGATGGAAAAATTTACAGATTGTCATTCATGA
- the LOC125262299 gene encoding trace amine-associated receptor 13c-like, with product MAYETEDHQTQYCFPAINSSCVKGKRSIYEYNFMYVFFSLLSAWTVFLNLLVIISISHFKKLHTPTNLIILSLAMADLLVGLIVMPVDSIKLIETCWYFGDTLCDLFLIIMGLALSTSICNLVLIAIDRYVAVCHPLLYPQKITTTKTLISICLCWFFSFAYNTAYLISGRYFESSQRTDTCYGKCYLIIGFSWIVVDLFFSFLFPLTVIITLYLRIFYVAHQQVKVINSLMKGGKCVKEGSMRRKSESKAALTLGIIVTTYLLCYIPFYILSLTSSTIISSATMTFLIWTIYANSGLNPVVYALFYRWFKISVKHILTLKIVKPASSLLDIFTDYS from the coding sequence ATGGCCTATGAGACAGAGGATCATCAGACTCAATACTGCTTTCCTGCCATCAACTCATCATGCGTCAAGGGAAAACGCTCCATATATGAATACAATTTCATGTATGTGTTTTTTTCATTGCTGTCAGCATGGACTGTGTTTCTGAACCTGCTGGTGATCATCTCCATCTCTCACTTCAAGAAGCTTCACACTCCAACAAACCTGATTATTCTCTCTCTGGCTATGGCCGACCTGCTTGTTGGACTTATTGTGATGCCTGTGGATTCCATAAAGTTGATTGAGACATGCTGGTACTTTGGAGACACTTTGTGTGACCTGTTTTTGATAATCATGGGTCTAGCCCTCTCAACATCTATTtgtaatttagttttaattgcTATTGATCGTTATGTGGCTGTGTGTCACCCTTTACTGTACCCACAGAAAATAACCACAACTAAAACCTTAATAAGCATCTGTCTCTGCTGGTTTTTCTCCTTTGCCTACAATACTGCCTATCTGATTAGTGGCAGATATTTTGAAAGTTCACAAAGAACAGACACATGCTATGGAAAGTGCTATTTAATAATAGGTTTTTCATGGATAGTTGTTGACCTGTTCTTTTCATTCTTGTTTCCTTTGACTGTGATCATAACTTTGTATTTGAGGATATTTTATGTTGCACATCAGCAAGTGAAAGTTATAAACTCTCTGATGAAGGGTGGTAAATGTGTAAAAGAAGGTTCAATGAGGAGGAAATCTGAGAGCAAAGCTGCTCTGACATTAGGAATCATTGTGACAACTTATCTGCTATGCTATATTCCATTCTATATCTTGTCTTTAACAAGTAGTACAATAATCTCTTCTGCTACAATGACATTTCTAATATGGACTATATATGCTAACTCAGGTCTGAATCCTGTTGTCTATGCTTTATTTTACCGCTGGTTTAAAATATCAGTTAAACACATCTTAACTCTTAAAATAGTGAAACCAGCATCCTCTCTCTTAGACATATTTACAGATTATTCatga
- the LOC125262960 gene encoding trace amine-associated receptor 13c-like, which translates to MAYETEDHETKYCFPAINSSCIKGKRSRYEYNFMYVFFSLLSAWTVFLNLLVIISISHFKKLHTPTNLIILSLAVADLLVGLIVMPVEAIKLIETCWYFGDTLCGMFMIIMGLLLSTSICNLVLIAIDRYMAVCHPLLYPQKITTTKTLISICLCWFFSFAYNTTVSLIGGRYFESSQRTDTCYGKCYLIISFSWIVVDLFFSFLFPLTVIITLYLRIFYVVHQQVTVINSLMKGGKCVMESSVRRKSESKAALTLGIIVTAYLTCYIPYYILSLTSSTIISSATMTFLLWTIYANSGMNPVVYALFYRWFKISVKHILTLKILKPSSSLLDIFTDYS; encoded by the coding sequence ATGGCCTATGAGACAGAGGATCATGAGACTAAATACTGCTTTCCTGCCATCAACTCATCATGTATCAAGGGAAAACGTTCCAGATATGAATACAATTTCATGTATGTGTTTTTTTCATTGCTGTCAGCATGGACTGTGTTTCTGAACCTGCTGGTGATCATCTCCATCTCTCACTTCAAGAAGCTTCACACTCCAACAAACCTGATTATTCTCTCTCTGGCTGTGGCCGACCTGCTTGTTGGACTTATTGTGATGCCCGTGGAAGCCATAAAGCTGATTGAGACATGTTGGTACTTTGGAGACACTTTGTGTGGAATGTTTATGATAATCATGGGTCTGCTCCTGTCAACATCTATTTGTAATTTAGTTTTAATAGCTATTGATCGTTATATGGCTGTGTGTCACCCTTTACTGTACCCACAGAAAATAACCACAACTAAAACTTTAATAAGCATCTGTCTCTGCTGGTTTTTCTCCTTTGCCTACAATACTACTGTCTCTCTGATTGGTGGCAGATATTTTGAAAGCTCACAAAGAACAGACACATGCTATGGAAAGTGCTATTTAATAATAAGTTTTTCATGGATAGTTGTTGAcctgttcttttctttcttgtttCCTTTGACTGTgatcataactttatatttgagGATATTTTATGTTGTACATCAGCAAGTGACAGTTATAAACTCTCTGATGAAGGGTGGTAAATGTGTAATGGAGAGTTCAGTGAGGAGGAAATCTGAGAGCAAAGCTGCTCTGACATTAGGAATCATTGTGACAGCTTATCTGACATGCTATATTCCATACTATATCTTGTCTTTAACAAGCAGTACAATAATCTCTTCTGCTACAATGACATTTCTACTATGGACTATATATGCTAACTCAGGCATGAATCCTGTTGTCTATGCTTTATTTTACCGCTGGTTTAAAATATCAGTTAAACACATCTTAACTCTTAAAATATTGAAGCCATCATCCTCTCTCTTAGACATATTTACAGATTATTCATGA
- the LOC125262301 gene encoding trace amine-associated receptor 13c-like yields MAYKTEDHETQYCFPAINSSCFKGKRSRHEYYIIYLFISLLSAWTVFLNLLVIISISHFKKLQTPTNLIILSLAVADLFTGLILIPIEGIKQIEMCWYFGDTYCGLFVIIVRLLLSSSLSNLILIAVDRYVAVCHPLLYPQKITTTKTSISICLCWFCSSVYNVGHVISKGYFNISLKTCYGQCIVMNSLAWTFTDLIFLFLFPCVVIITVYLRIFYVVHQQVKVINSLMKGGKCVMEGSVRRKSESKAALTLGIIVTVYMLCYIPFCICSLTETTAVSSTTMTFLAWTLYVSCGLNPLVYALFYSWFKISVKHILTLKIFQPASSLMEILDCHS; encoded by the coding sequence ATGGCCTACAAGACAGAGGATCATGAGACTCAATACTGCTTTCCTGCAATCAACTCATCATGTTTCAAGGGAAAACGCTCCAGACATGAATATTATATCATTTACCTGTTCATATCATTGCTCTCAGCATGGACTGTGTTTCTGAACCTGCTGGTGATCATCTCCATCTCTCACTTCAAGAAGCTTCAAACTCCAACCAACCTGATTATTCTCTCTCTGGCTGTGGCAGATCTGTTTACTGGCCTTATTTTGATACCCATAGAGGGCATCAAGCAAATTGAGATGTGTTGGTACTTTGGAGACACTTATTGTGGACTGTTTGTAATTATCGTTAGGTTGCTTCTTTCTTCATCTCTtagtaatttaattttaatagctGTTGATCGTTATGTGGCTGTGTGTCACCCTTTACTGTACCCACAGAAAATAACCACAACTAAAACTTCAATAAGCATCTGTCTCTGTTGGTTTTGCTCTTCAGTTTACAATGTTGGGCATGTAATTAGTAAAGGATATTTTAATATCTCACTCAAAACGTGTTATGGTCAGTGTATTGTCATGAATAGTCTTGCTTGGACATTCACTGATTTAATCTTTTTATTCCTATTTCCCTGTGTCGTGATCATCACTGTATATTTGAGGATATTTTATGTTGTTCATCAGCAAGTGAAAGTTATAAACTCTCTGATGAAGGGTGGTAAATGTGTAATGGAAGGGTCAGTGAGGAGGAAATCTGAGAGTAAAGCTGCTCTGACATTAGGAATCATTGTGACAGTTTATATGCTTTGCTATATTCCATTCTGTATCTGTTCTCTAACAGAAACCACTGCAGTCTCTTCCACTACAATGACATTTCTAGCATGGACTTTGTATGTTAGCTGTGGTCTGAATCCTCttgtatatgctttattttacagctGGTTTAAAATATCAGTTAAACACATCCTAACTCTTAAAATATTTCAGCCAGCATCATCTCTGATGGAAATATTAGATTGTCATTCATGA
- the LOC125262300 gene encoding trace amine-associated receptor 13c-like — MAYETEDHETQYCFPAINSSCIKGKRSRHEYYIIYLFISLLSAWTVFLNLLVIISISHFKKLHTPTNLIILSLAVADLFTGLIVIPIEGIKQTEMCWYFGDTYCGLFAITVRFLLSSSLSNLVLIAVDRYVAVCHPLLYPQKITMTKTSVSICLCWFCSSVYNVWYVISNGYFNISLKTCYGQCIVMNSLAWTFTDLIFLFLFPCVVIITVYLRIFYVVQWQVKVINSLMKGGKCVMEVSVRRKSESKAALTLGIIVTVYMLCYIPFCICSLTETTAVSSTTMTFLIWTLYVSCGLNPLVYALFYSWFKISVKHILTLKIFQPASSLMEMFTDCHS; from the coding sequence ATGGCCTATGAGACAGAGGATCATGAGACTCAATACTGCTTTCCTGCCATCAACTCATCATGTATCAAGGGAAAACGCTCCAGACATGAATATTATATCATTTATCTGTTCATATCATTGCTTTCAGCATGGACTGTGTTTCTGAACCTGCTGGTGATCATCTCCATCTCTCACTTCAAGAAGCTTCACACTCCAACCAACCTGATCATTCTCTCTCTGGCTGTGGCCGACCTGTTTACTGGCCTTATTGTGATACCCATAGAGGGCATCAAGCAAACTGAGATGTGTTGGTACTTTGGAGACACTTATTGTGGACTGTTTGCAATTACTGTTAGGTTTCTTCTTTCTTCATCTCTTAGTAATTTAGTTTTAATAGCTGTTGATCGTTATGTGGCTGTGTGTCACCCTTTACTGTACCCACAGAAAATAACCATGACTAAAACTTCAGTGAGCATCTGTCTCTGTTGGTTTTGCTCTTCAGTTTACAATGTTTGGTATGTAATTAGTAATGGATATTTTAATATCTCACTCAAAACGTGTTATGGTCAGTGTATTGTCATGAATAGTCTTGCTTGGACATTCACTGATTTAATCTTTTTATTCCTATTTCCCTGTGTCGTGATCATCACTGTATATTTAAGGATATTTTATGTTGTACAATGGCAAGTGAAAGTAATAAACTCTCTGATGAAGGGTGGTAAATGTGTAATGGAAGTTTCAGTGAGGAGGAAATCTGAGAGTAAAGCTGCTCTGACATTAGGAATTATTGTGACAGTTTATATGCTTTGCTATATTCCATTCTGTATCTGTTCTCTAACAGAAACCACTGCAGTCTCTTCCACTACAATGACATTTCTAATATGGACTTTGTATGTTAGCTGTGGTCTGAATCCTCttgtatatgctttattttacagctGGTTTAAAATATCAGTTAAACACATCCTAACTCTTAAAATATTTCAGCCAGCATCATCTCTGATGGAAATGTTTACAGATTGTCATTCATGA